A window of the Glaciimonas sp. CA11.2 genome harbors these coding sequences:
- the truA gene encoding tRNA pseudouridine(38-40) synthase TruA, with the protein MRRIVLGVQYDGTPWQGWQTQPSGKTVQDRLELALQKFTQGKVSTICAGRTDSGVHALEQVVHFDTPLARDASSWVRGLNAFLPPSIAVRWACEVPHAEVTDHVDGDQQFHARFSATARTYHYLLYNHPIRSPLLVNKVGWAFRPLDLALMQAAAEHFVGTHDFSAFRAIECQARSPVRTMHEVNIARSGDLVVFTLRANAFLHHMVRNMIGSLIFVGIGKQSPEWIADLLLQQDRSRAAPTFMPDGLYLAKVEYDQKWKLPQQQSKILPWL; encoded by the coding sequence GTGAGGCGAATCGTTCTCGGCGTGCAATATGATGGCACTCCTTGGCAGGGGTGGCAAACGCAACCTAGCGGCAAGACCGTTCAGGATCGGTTAGAGCTTGCCTTGCAAAAATTCACGCAGGGTAAAGTTTCGACCATTTGCGCTGGGCGTACTGATTCAGGTGTTCATGCGCTTGAACAGGTGGTGCATTTTGATACCCCATTGGCGCGAGACGCATCGTCTTGGGTACGTGGATTGAATGCTTTTTTACCGCCATCCATCGCGGTACGTTGGGCTTGCGAAGTACCGCATGCTGAAGTAACCGACCACGTTGATGGTGACCAACAATTTCATGCACGCTTTAGCGCAACTGCGCGTACTTATCATTACTTACTTTACAACCATCCAATTCGATCGCCCTTGTTGGTGAATAAGGTGGGGTGGGCTTTTCGCCCACTTGATCTGGCGTTAATGCAGGCGGCCGCAGAGCACTTTGTTGGCACGCACGACTTTTCAGCTTTTCGAGCCATCGAATGCCAGGCACGTTCTCCTGTTCGTACTATGCATGAGGTAAATATTGCCCGCAGTGGTGATCTGGTTGTCTTCACCCTACGCGCAAATGCATTTTTGCATCATATGGTGCGTAATATGATCGGCTCATTAATTTTCGTTGGCATCGGAAAACAGTCCCCTGAATGGATAGCGGACTTACTTTTACAGCAAGATCGGAGTCGGGCCGCGCCAACGTTTATGCCGGACGGCTTATATTTGGCGAAAGTTGAATACGACCAAAAATGGAAACTACCGCAGCAACAAAGTAAAATATTACCTTGGTTATAA
- a CDS encoding FimV/HubP family polar landmark protein, which produces MAQPDHTESRTAKTSAPAATGDKKRAGDYRVKKGDTLYQIADTNLPDGVSIDQMLVALYRGNQNAFINKNINRLRSGQILSIPDADNARTVSSAEARSVILAMSKDFNGYRNTLAGQLLTATPRAGDEAKQSGGGKITAKVEEPANPTNDAKDKLKLSRAGGTSKADAKLVAATEEQVAHEKTNVEANTRVKELEKNINDLQKVIDQKNKNLEELQKQADSSGKASAAPSVGASPQAALVVGSTPSSMMPTVAGVAPNAPSITPVLSVAAVADASPPKPTQPKQIPKLATPSPESSTLSGLADNPLLLPGVGVLALLLAALGISRLRRNKQQVFLANGGRSQGTSGIKSSTLFGAAGGQSTDTKNSVFNSNFVPSVSDLDTNVDPVAEADVYIAYGRDLQAEEILKEALRGQPTRDAIRVKLLEIYAARKDVRAFEILASELYSLTVGKGEDWQQAAALGVTIDPTNPLYGRGDLPEQVVSKAASITAPTQPMEGLEFNAPRVIPGPLNTQSRILDVEEVAVPILLTPSHVDADPLKDILEPDDKPDLDFDFAPLDDPVDKSHHSAITMTTPESAKAILESLDFDLENKALTGSDFSVTGSSAETGVQYKHIPSDPTVEVSGGVPTLLEPVIPLSNVASTFVMAAPLEFEFSAMDLDLVNVADKHSLSEEILKAPLVMNNTEMATKLDLAAAYQEIGDSEGARELLEEVLKGGDVGQIATAKALLVKLT; this is translated from the coding sequence ATAGCTCAACCTGATCACACTGAATCTCGCACAGCCAAAACATCAGCTCCCGCTGCTACGGGTGATAAAAAACGCGCTGGAGATTACCGGGTAAAGAAAGGCGATACGCTTTATCAAATTGCGGATACCAACTTGCCGGACGGCGTGTCAATTGATCAAATGTTGGTCGCCCTGTATCGCGGCAATCAAAATGCATTTATCAATAAAAATATTAATCGTTTGCGTAGCGGTCAGATTCTCTCAATTCCCGATGCGGACAACGCACGTACCGTTTCTTCAGCAGAAGCTAGAAGTGTAATTCTGGCAATGTCGAAAGACTTTAACGGATATCGCAATACGCTGGCTGGTCAGTTGCTCACGGCAACGCCGCGTGCTGGCGATGAGGCAAAACAGAGTGGTGGCGGTAAAATCACTGCGAAAGTGGAAGAGCCGGCAAATCCTACGAACGACGCCAAAGACAAACTGAAACTATCACGCGCTGGCGGCACCTCTAAAGCGGATGCGAAATTGGTTGCAGCGACTGAAGAGCAAGTTGCCCATGAAAAAACAAACGTTGAAGCAAATACTCGGGTCAAGGAACTAGAAAAAAATATTAACGACTTACAAAAAGTCATAGATCAAAAAAATAAGAATTTAGAGGAGTTGCAAAAGCAAGCGGATAGCTCTGGAAAAGCTTCGGCTGCCCCATCTGTTGGTGCATCTCCTCAAGCTGCCCTCGTAGTTGGGTCAACACCGTCTTCGATGATGCCCACTGTGGCAGGTGTCGCCCCTAATGCACCTTCTATTACTCCTGTGTTATCAGTTGCGGCGGTAGCTGACGCTTCGCCACCCAAGCCTACTCAGCCCAAGCAGATTCCGAAGTTGGCAACACCCTCTCCTGAGTCCAGCACCTTAAGCGGTTTAGCGGATAATCCTTTGCTATTACCTGGTGTCGGCGTGTTGGCATTGCTATTAGCAGCCCTTGGTATCAGCAGACTGCGTCGCAACAAGCAGCAGGTGTTTTTAGCTAATGGTGGAAGGTCGCAGGGCACCTCGGGGATCAAGTCGAGCACATTATTTGGTGCGGCTGGAGGGCAGAGCACTGATACTAAAAATAGCGTATTTAATTCTAATTTCGTACCTTCGGTTAGCGATCTTGATACGAATGTCGATCCTGTAGCTGAAGCGGACGTTTATATCGCTTATGGACGTGACTTGCAGGCAGAAGAAATTTTAAAAGAAGCGTTACGCGGACAGCCAACGCGTGATGCGATTCGCGTTAAATTATTAGAAATTTATGCGGCGCGTAAGGATGTGCGGGCCTTCGAAATACTAGCTAGCGAACTCTACAGTCTAACAGTCGGGAAGGGGGAGGATTGGCAGCAAGCGGCGGCGTTAGGAGTGACGATAGACCCTACTAATCCATTGTATGGGCGAGGAGATTTGCCAGAGCAAGTAGTTAGTAAAGCAGCATCGATAACTGCTCCTACGCAACCAATGGAAGGACTTGAATTTAATGCGCCGCGAGTTATTCCTGGACCTTTGAATACACAAAGTCGAATACTGGATGTCGAGGAGGTGGCAGTTCCGATATTACTCACTCCGTCGCATGTAGATGCTGATCCACTTAAAGATATATTGGAACCAGACGACAAGCCAGATCTGGATTTTGACTTTGCGCCCCTAGATGACCCTGTCGATAAGAGCCATCATTCGGCGATCACGATGACGACACCTGAATCCGCTAAGGCGATTCTGGAATCTCTGGATTTTGATCTTGAAAACAAAGCGTTGACAGGCTCTGATTTTAGCGTCACGGGTTCGTCTGCTGAAACTGGCGTACAGTATAAACATATTCCATCAGACCCGACTGTAGAGGTATCAGGTGGGGTTCCAACTCTTCTGGAGCCTGTTATTCCACTATCGAATGTAGCATCAACCTTCGTGATGGCTGCTCCCCTGGAGTTCGAGTTTTCAGCTATGGATCTTGATCTTGTCAATGTGGCTGATAAGCATAGTTTGTCAGAGGAAATATTGAAGGCTCCTCTTGTTATGAACAACACGGAAATGGCGACTAAGCTTGATCTTGCTGCTGCTTATCAGGAAATTGGTGATAGTGAAGGCGCGCGCGAATTACTAGAAGAGGTATTAAAGGGCGGTGATGTGGGGCAGATAGCAACGGCGAAAGCGTTATTGGTAAAGCTTACGTAA
- the asd gene encoding aspartate-semialdehyde dehydrogenase: MKLVGLVGWRGMVGSVLMQRMQEEGDFAHIEPVFFSTSNSGGPAPALAKNETTLKDANDIEALKKCEIIITCQGGDYTSDIFPKLRASGWSGYWIDAASTLRMKDDAIIVLDPVNLNVIKDGLTRGIKNYVGGNCTVSCMMMGLGGLFQHDLIDWMTSMTYQAASGGGAQHMRELLTQFGAINAEVKSLLDNPAAAILEIDRKVLAKQHSFSADETKQFGVPLAGNLIPWIDKDLGNGMSKEEWKAGAETNKILGRGEGFSSGKKPIPVDGLCIRVGAMRCHSQALTIKLKKDVPLDEINDIIASNNQWVKVVENSREASMRDLTPAAVTGSLTIPVGRLRKLEMGGDYLSAFTVGDQLLWGAAEPLRRMLRIVLDK, translated from the coding sequence ATGAAGCTGGTTGGTTTAGTCGGTTGGCGTGGCATGGTTGGTTCGGTCCTGATGCAGCGAATGCAGGAAGAGGGCGATTTCGCCCATATTGAACCGGTATTTTTTTCAACTTCAAATTCAGGCGGACCTGCGCCTGCATTGGCAAAAAATGAAACAACATTAAAAGATGCTAATGACATTGAGGCGTTAAAAAAATGCGAGATCATTATTACGTGTCAAGGCGGTGACTACACTAGTGATATTTTCCCAAAACTTCGTGCGTCCGGATGGAGCGGTTACTGGATTGATGCAGCATCAACTTTGCGGATGAAAGACGATGCCATCATCGTGTTGGATCCTGTCAATTTGAATGTCATTAAAGATGGACTGACGCGGGGTATTAAAAACTACGTAGGCGGCAACTGTACCGTCTCCTGCATGATGATGGGCCTGGGTGGATTGTTTCAGCATGATTTGATTGACTGGATGACCTCGATGACTTATCAGGCAGCATCTGGTGGTGGCGCGCAACATATGCGTGAATTGTTGACCCAATTTGGTGCAATCAATGCAGAAGTCAAATCATTGCTCGACAATCCTGCGGCAGCGATTCTTGAAATTGACCGTAAAGTATTGGCTAAGCAGCATAGTTTTTCTGCAGACGAAACCAAGCAGTTCGGCGTACCCCTTGCCGGAAATCTAATTCCATGGATCGATAAGGATCTCGGTAACGGAATGTCTAAAGAAGAGTGGAAAGCCGGCGCAGAAACGAATAAAATTCTCGGCCGTGGTGAAGGATTTAGCAGTGGGAAAAAACCTATTCCGGTTGATGGGTTATGTATCCGTGTCGGTGCCATGCGTTGCCACTCGCAAGCTCTCACCATCAAATTGAAGAAAGATGTGCCGCTTGACGAAATTAACGACATCATCGCTAGTAACAATCAATGGGTAAAGGTTGTCGAGAATAGTCGTGAGGCCTCAATGCGTGACCTGACGCCAGCTGCAGTCACCGGTAGCTTAACGATTCCAGTTGGCCGCTTACGCAAACTGGAAATGGGTGGTGATTATCTTTCGGCATTTACTGTTGGTGATCAATTACTGTGGGGAGCTGCAGAGCCTCTGCGCCGCATGCTGCGAATTGTGTTGGATAAATAA
- the leuB gene encoding 3-isopropylmalate dehydrogenase, whose product MKIAILPGDGIGPEIIEQAVNVLKVLGESFEMETASVGGAGYAAHGHPLPEGTLKLAKEADAILFGAVGDYQYDSLERSLRPEQAILGLRKNLGLFANLRPAILYPELAGASTLKPEVVSGLNILIIRELTGDIYFGQPRGVRTAPDGAFKGEREGFDTMRYAETEIRRIAHVAFQTAQKRDKRLTSVDKANVLETFQFWRDIVTDVHKEYPDVALEHMYVDNAAMQLVRAPKKFDVIVTGNMFGDILSDAAAMLTGSIGMLPSASLDANNKGLYEPSHGSAPDIAGKGIANPLATILSAAMMLRFSLNKAEQADRVEAAVKKVLAQGLRTSDIYEAGTTKVSTTEMGQAVCKALA is encoded by the coding sequence ATGAAAATTGCAATTTTACCGGGCGATGGTATTGGTCCTGAAATCATAGAGCAAGCGGTGAATGTTCTTAAGGTACTTGGTGAAAGTTTCGAAATGGAAACAGCCTCTGTTGGCGGAGCTGGTTATGCCGCACACGGCCATCCTCTTCCAGAAGGCACACTTAAATTAGCAAAAGAGGCGGATGCCATTTTATTCGGCGCAGTGGGTGATTATCAGTACGACTCACTAGAACGTTCGTTGCGTCCTGAGCAGGCAATTCTTGGTTTGCGTAAGAACTTAGGGTTGTTTGCCAATCTTCGTCCTGCGATTTTATACCCAGAATTAGCCGGTGCTTCAACGCTGAAGCCCGAAGTCGTATCAGGTTTAAATATCTTGATCATTCGTGAATTGACCGGCGATATTTATTTTGGTCAACCGCGCGGCGTACGTACGGCCCCTGATGGTGCATTCAAAGGCGAGCGCGAAGGTTTTGATACGATGCGCTATGCTGAGACAGAAATTCGTCGGATTGCGCACGTTGCCTTTCAGACGGCACAAAAACGCGATAAGCGTTTAACAAGTGTCGATAAAGCGAACGTTCTTGAAACCTTTCAGTTTTGGCGTGACATTGTAACGGACGTCCATAAAGAATATCCGGACGTCGCGCTTGAGCATATGTATGTGGACAATGCAGCGATGCAATTGGTCCGCGCACCAAAAAAATTCGATGTCATTGTCACGGGCAACATGTTCGGAGACATTCTGTCGGACGCAGCGGCGATGCTGACCGGTTCAATTGGCATGTTGCCATCCGCTTCATTGGATGCCAATAACAAAGGTTTATACGAGCCTTCACACGGCTCAGCGCCTGATATTGCAGGTAAGGGCATTGCTAATCCATTAGCTACCATTTTATCGGCTGCGATGATGCTGCGGTTTTCCTTGAATAAGGCAGAACAGGCTGATCGCGTTGAGGCGGCAGTAAAGAAGGTCCTGGCGCAAGGTTTGAGGACGAGTGATATTTACGAAGCGGGGACAACAAAAGTCAGTACAACTGAAATGGGTCAAGCCGTATGTAAGGCTTTGGCTTAA
- the leuD gene encoding 3-isopropylmalate dehydratase small subunit encodes MNKFTVLDGLVAPLDRANVDTDAIIPKQFLKSILRTGFGPNLFDEWRYLNHGEPGVDNSKRPLNPDFVLNQERYQGASILLTRKNFGCGSSREHAPWALDQYGFRVVIAPSFADIFFNNCYKNGLLPIVLPETQIDGLFDEVKAFPGYRLIIDLEKQLVTTSNGSVSYPFEVGEFRKYCLLNGLDDIGLTLRQADKIHEFEDRHLFEQPWLANTI; translated from the coding sequence ATGAATAAATTTACTGTACTGGATGGTTTGGTGGCACCGTTGGACCGTGCTAATGTCGATACCGATGCCATCATACCGAAGCAATTTTTGAAATCTATTTTGCGTACCGGATTTGGGCCGAACTTGTTCGATGAATGGCGCTATCTGAATCATGGCGAGCCAGGAGTGGATAATTCAAAACGACCGCTTAATCCGGACTTCGTACTGAACCAGGAGCGCTATCAAGGCGCTTCGATTCTCTTAACGCGCAAGAACTTCGGCTGTGGGTCGTCGCGTGAACATGCGCCGTGGGCGCTGGATCAATATGGTTTCCGCGTTGTAATCGCACCAAGTTTTGCCGATATTTTCTTCAATAATTGCTACAAAAACGGTTTGCTACCAATTGTTTTGCCGGAAACGCAGATTGACGGCCTGTTTGATGAAGTGAAGGCGTTTCCTGGTTACCGCCTGATTATCGATCTCGAAAAACAATTAGTGACGACCTCGAACGGTAGCGTGAGCTATCCGTTTGAAGTGGGCGAGTTTCGTAAGTATTGTCTACTAAATGGCCTGGATGACATTGGACTGACACTGCGTCAGGCCGACAAAATTCACGAATTTGAAGATCGTCATTTGTTTGAGCAACCATGGTTAGCCAATACGATTTGA
- a CDS encoding entericidin A/B family lipoprotein, with protein MYDPYRTFICTFDFVNMKKIIALCLLAAISTSMAGCNTFHGFGQDVEHVGEKMQGK; from the coding sequence ATGTACGATCCCTATAGAACGTTTATTTGTACCTTTGATTTCGTAAATATGAAAAAAATTATTGCTTTATGTCTTCTTGCTGCTATTTCTACTTCAATGGCTGGTTGTAATACATTTCACGGTTTCGGCCAAGATGTCGAACATGTGGGCGAAAAAATGCAAGGCAAGTAA
- the leuC gene encoding 3-isopropylmalate dehydratase large subunit has product MLKTLYDKLWESHVVHAEQDGTVILYIDRHLLHEVTSPQAFDGLKLAGRTPWRVPANLVVADHNVPTTDRAHGIVDPVSRLQVETLDANAKKYGLTYFAMNDLRQGIVHVIGPEQGATLPGMTVVCGDSHTSTHGAFGCLAQGIGTSEVEHVLATQTLLTKKSKSMLIQIDGVIPNGVTAKDLVLAVIGQIGTAGGTGYAIEFGGSAIRSLSMEGRMTVCNMAIEAGARAGMIAVDDTTINYVKGRPLSPVGPHWERAISYWRTLHSDVGAKFDMVVTLNAAEIKPQVTWGTSPEMVVPIDGRVPDPDKEKDPTKRDGMEKALAYMALKPNTAMEDIRIDKVFIGSCTNSRIEDLRAAAVVVRGKFRASNVKLAMVVPGSGLVKEQAEREGLDKIFKDAGFEWREPGCSMCLAMNADRLEPGERCASTSNRNFEGRQGNGGRTHLVSPAMAAAAGIAGHFVDVRSL; this is encoded by the coding sequence ATGCTAAAAACGCTCTACGACAAATTATGGGAATCTCACGTGGTCCATGCTGAACAAGATGGCACGGTAATTCTTTACATCGATCGTCACTTACTGCATGAGGTGACGAGTCCTCAAGCTTTTGACGGACTTAAGCTAGCCGGGCGCACGCCTTGGCGAGTTCCTGCTAATCTAGTTGTGGCCGATCACAATGTTCCCACTACTGATCGCGCCCATGGGATCGTTGATCCAGTTTCGCGTCTTCAGGTCGAGACTTTGGATGCCAATGCCAAAAAATATGGCCTGACTTATTTTGCCATGAACGATTTACGTCAAGGTATCGTCCATGTGATTGGACCTGAGCAAGGTGCCACCTTGCCGGGGATGACAGTTGTCTGCGGCGATTCGCATACATCAACGCATGGCGCATTTGGCTGTCTGGCCCAAGGTATTGGGACGTCTGAAGTAGAGCACGTATTGGCAACTCAGACGCTATTGACCAAAAAATCCAAATCGATGCTTATACAAATCGACGGTGTGATACCGAACGGCGTCACTGCTAAAGATCTGGTACTAGCGGTAATTGGCCAGATCGGTACTGCTGGTGGAACTGGTTATGCGATTGAATTTGGTGGTTCAGCAATTCGTTCTTTGTCGATGGAAGGCCGAATGACAGTTTGTAATATGGCGATTGAGGCAGGTGCGCGTGCTGGCATGATTGCCGTGGACGACACCACTATCAACTATGTCAAAGGGCGACCATTGTCACCAGTTGGACCACATTGGGAGCGGGCTATTAGTTACTGGCGTACGCTGCACTCTGATGTCGGCGCCAAATTTGACATGGTGGTTACACTGAATGCTGCCGAAATTAAGCCGCAAGTGACTTGGGGCACTTCACCAGAGATGGTGGTGCCGATTGATGGCCGCGTGCCGGATCCCGATAAAGAAAAAGATCCGACCAAACGCGATGGCATGGAAAAGGCGTTGGCTTACATGGCGCTGAAGCCAAATACCGCGATGGAAGATATTCGCATCGACAAAGTGTTTATTGGCTCATGTACTAATTCTCGTATTGAAGATTTGCGTGCAGCAGCGGTAGTGGTTCGCGGCAAATTCCGTGCATCAAATGTGAAGCTGGCGATGGTTGTTCCCGGCTCTGGTCTGGTTAAGGAACAGGCTGAGCGCGAAGGCCTGGATAAAATTTTTAAAGATGCTGGTTTTGAGTGGCGCGAGCCAGGATGTTCAATGTGTCTGGCCATGAACGCCGATCGCCTTGAGCCAGGTGAGCGATGTGCATCAACTTCAAACCGCAATTTTGAAGGTCGCCAGGGTAATGGTGGGCGTACACATCTGGTAAGTCCGGCAATGGCCGCTGCAGCGGGAATCGCAGGTCATTTTGTTGATGTACGATCCCTATAG
- a CDS encoding PQQ-binding-like beta-propeller repeat protein, with the protein MKQVLPKLIICAAVSALFFTSAQAAMSAETAGSDVAQLKWKYQPPGDKFFDLALDAGGDVYAGRTNHSAKARHIGMLGFSDVEDQFKLKWSLDYLTEYPTGHNLEVPYYHNRYRSFTGLIVKDNTVVARLFDSSLLIFVDTRTGNVLRTTPLEPLSKMSTQHVDTAALGEDGTLYFNRCNAVSSSVSEHEFLGVGFNDGLIKWQKQLKGVGCTKPQFNEYFEVFSPVIDAAGVAHISTQEQGHFNGANFTVAENGDASKGVRLPMRSLQSAVGDNGVIYTLGYKQANYNSTQTEYGLYSLNAEYPDQPAHLLYSFKSDRRYMGGLLTEPVIAGSSIYFADSAVNGTRYALSALTLDDNSHVPRWTFPFGESTTYHYKERVTATPAVSAGGLLYVGTTEALYAIDAATGEQKWKSSENRNASQLTIGKDGTLYAIACDDTCIVAIKGDGTSLAKGPWPKARGDAANTGRVSKSIGEPAASLSWIKAGQINATGDLPVGSTVTVTATKPNVKPTSIDITLPSGSNTHYRWPKYVADQLNNTTLFRAGVEQKDGSFAPQYSQYLNMIWSQSKDAKITVTIKPATGDAPTWKTVSAIISTGDLAVGSHILISLTDPEGHHSQKSFAVTAGANGHYEWPKHLADFINGTFDAVRAGEMIGKDAFTTLKSQYRNTLWVQPGYHAELTFVS; encoded by the coding sequence ATGAAACAAGTATTGCCAAAATTAATAATATGTGCAGCCGTTAGCGCGCTATTTTTCACCTCTGCACAAGCAGCTATGTCCGCCGAAACAGCGGGGTCTGATGTGGCACAACTTAAATGGAAATACCAGCCACCGGGAGATAAGTTCTTTGACTTGGCATTAGATGCAGGGGGTGATGTATATGCTGGCCGAACCAATCATAGCGCTAAAGCAAGACACATCGGTATGCTCGGGTTCAGCGATGTAGAAGATCAATTTAAGCTTAAGTGGAGTCTAGATTATTTGACCGAATATCCTACCGGCCACAATTTGGAAGTCCCTTATTATCACAATCGGTACAGAAGCTTTACAGGGTTAATTGTTAAAGATAACACGGTCGTAGCAAGACTATTTGATAGTAGTTTGCTGATATTTGTGGACACGCGTACTGGAAATGTATTAAGGACGACCCCACTTGAGCCTTTGTCCAAGATGTCAACCCAGCATGTAGACACAGCGGCATTGGGAGAGGATGGGACGCTTTATTTCAATCGATGCAATGCGGTATCAAGTTCCGTATCTGAACATGAATTTTTAGGCGTTGGTTTTAACGATGGTTTGATAAAATGGCAAAAACAATTAAAAGGTGTCGGTTGTACTAAACCGCAGTTTAACGAATATTTTGAGGTTTTTTCTCCTGTCATTGATGCAGCCGGTGTAGCGCATATTTCTACTCAGGAACAAGGGCATTTCAACGGCGCCAACTTTACCGTCGCAGAAAATGGTGATGCATCTAAGGGAGTCAGATTACCTATGCGCTCGCTGCAGTCGGCAGTGGGTGACAACGGTGTAATTTATACACTTGGATACAAGCAGGCCAACTATAACTCTACGCAAACAGAATATGGTCTTTACTCTCTTAATGCAGAGTATCCTGATCAACCGGCTCATTTACTTTATAGCTTTAAGTCCGATAGACGATATATGGGGGGCTTGTTAACGGAGCCGGTGATCGCTGGCTCCTCGATTTATTTCGCCGACTCCGCAGTCAACGGAACACGTTACGCGCTTTCTGCACTCACATTGGACGATAATTCCCACGTCCCGCGCTGGACTTTTCCATTTGGAGAAAGTACAACCTATCATTATAAAGAACGCGTTACCGCAACGCCTGCAGTTAGCGCTGGGGGACTTCTCTACGTTGGCACAACAGAAGCGCTGTATGCGATTGACGCTGCAACGGGCGAGCAAAAATGGAAATCATCTGAAAATCGTAACGCCTCTCAATTAACGATAGGCAAAGACGGCACTCTTTACGCGATTGCCTGCGATGATACTTGCATTGTGGCGATCAAGGGCGATGGCACATCTCTGGCTAAGGGCCCATGGCCGAAGGCACGAGGCGACGCTGCTAATACAGGACGGGTCTCAAAAAGTATCGGGGAACCGGCGGCTAGTCTTTCCTGGATTAAAGCTGGCCAGATCAATGCAACCGGCGATTTGCCTGTCGGCAGTACGGTGACCGTTACTGCGACTAAGCCGAACGTTAAACCAACGAGCATCGACATCACTTTGCCGAGCGGTAGTAATACCCATTATCGCTGGCCTAAGTACGTGGCTGATCAACTCAATAACACCACGTTGTTCCGCGCTGGTGTCGAACAAAAAGATGGTTCGTTTGCACCGCAATATAGCCAGTACCTCAACATGATTTGGTCGCAATCCAAAGATGCGAAAATAACGGTGACAATTAAGCCGGCTACCGGGGACGCTCCAACCTGGAAAACGGTTAGCGCGATTATCTCAACCGGTGACTTGGCGGTAGGTAGCCATATTCTTATTTCGCTTACCGATCCCGAAGGACATCACTCGCAAAAATCATTTGCAGTGACAGCGGGTGCGAACGGGCATTATGAATGGCCTAAACATCTGGCAGACTTCATCAACGGAACATTTGACGCGGTGCGCGCAGGTGAGATGATCGGCAAAGATGCCTTTACGACGCTCAAAAGTCAGTACCGCAACACATTGTGGGTTCAGCCCGGCTATCACGCCGAATTGACTTTCGTAAGCTAA